The window CTTCCATTTAAAACGTTTcctcatatttagatttttttttatactgttttgcCTGtggatataaattatataaatctgCACTAgtcgtcacctttatttatatagtgcttatacaatacagattgtgtcaaagcaactttacagtattaaagaggaaaatagtgtgtcaataaattCAAAAGGACGATAAAAAACACTTTCTCAGAGAAAAACAGAGATCCTTCTGGACCACGCCCAGGAGGAGGAGATTCCTCTGGTGCACTCCTGTTGCTTTTTGTTATTCTGccagaaacttcatgccaataaataagaaatactgctgacttgtgcatttccagcgctctctttacgttcggcTGTTATTTGACTTTGAAAAAGGAAACagtctttttttagacatggaaaatcgattttacaatcgattcaatggacacttatgtcttaaaaatcaaacatgattttttcacaaaagtgacagccctaactAGGAGTCAGCGGACATGTATGACATTTATGATCACAGTTTCTGCTTTTTTCACCAGAATGGTTTGCTTTCTCAAACAAACTGTAGCCTGACTTGAACCaacataataaattaatagtGCTGTGTGTTGTTTTTACTCAAATATAATCTAGTGTACAACTACATTTTAATTCCCATCAAATGTGCTTACATTGTTCATTGTTCAAAATCACTGATACCAACACAACACCCCCCTTCTGTCCTGTTGTGCAGACTACCCAGGCAATGGATTCGAATATTATGCAAGGGCCCTTCGTTCCCTTGGGATTAGAGCCCGACAGAGACTAGTACACTAGTAAAGGAGGCACTCTGTAGTGTCACCTTTTGATAATTGTGAGGGGGAACGTTTTAGCTAAAGACACCAAATTCGTTATATATATTGCTCTCATCAAGGCGGACACATTTCTAGTTTACAGTATAGTTGcaaccaacaggaagtctgctattttgttttgaatgtggattttattttatttttttaaatcaggctGTGCATTATTGCGTActactttgtctacatgatgacAACATATTAAAGATGCTAAATTGCAAACAGATTTTGGATATCTTAAATGGTGTTGCCTTTGCGATTTATTCaatcaacattaaaaataaatttttaaattttctttaaagttCATTATTCAAACCcttcaaaagtttttatttattgagaaCACGTTTATTTTCATGGATTCACAATGATCTatggctaaaataaaattaaaaactattacaTAGTATATATTAACACTTTCATTGCTGTGTGCTGACCATTAGTAtaagtataaagtataaaataatttatatagcatttatttCTATGTAAAATAGTACATTTACTAGTAGGTAAAATGTGCAAATAAGTACTGGTTTAAATAATGGAAAAATTAATGAATAGTATAAACACAATGTATATGTATATCTAGGCCTATTTTTAAAACATGGTTGTGAAAATCTTTTGTTGCTgagaattatttttcttttcttgggTATTGTATTAGGTATTGTATTTGGATGCATATTTAGACATTATCAAAAAGATAAattgctggataatttcatgttcataatcaccctggagtgctcaaaattgtgaacaTGAAAAGAAATATACTTCATAGATATTTTACTTATAAGAATTTCTAGGAGTTCCAATAATTGTGTTCAAcgtgtatttgagaaaaaaaaaaaaaaatcataatgatatttccccccattttaaattcttattatccaatgaaaggtaagatttgtgtgatttaaaaaaaaaattaataattttttaatcttCACTTTGGGGATAAACAGGGCAGGCAGACACTCACGTAGCATACAAAGCAAATCAACATTAATAGCAGACAAAGTAATATTGCAGAACACAGACTTTAAATACTGGGAATGTAACCAGGGAGAAACAGATACAGTGTGGAgttaattaatcaaaaactatTGCAACTAATATACAAGTGGGACTCAGGGAAATGAGGAGGCAGAAACAAAGCCAAAAAAGAACATAACCATAACAGCTGTGTTTCGAATCATGCAGCAGAGTTTTGCTTAGAAATAAACTGGGTATTTTGGAAAAAGaataaacattgttcttttacATGTAACAATACAAATTAAGCTGAAAATCattgaacttaccctttaataatgttattatatatgaataatgAAAAGGTGTTTAACTGAACACAACTAGAGacttgtttagtaagattttaacaGAAacgtttttcacatttttatcatataatttataactttttaaCTGCTGTAAATAGTGTttggttgttatttatttatttatttattttttaattttgacttGAATGTCGAAATAGCTGTCAGGAGGCATTGCAAATATCCGTCCAGTGAACAGACTTTGCATGAAAGGTGCTTTGGCTGCTTTTAGCAGATGTGCCGTCATCGCTGGTGTTCGGTTGAGATAAGGACTGTGTGAAAGTTTAGAACTTTGTTTTGCATTATCTCAGTTTATTACGTCAACATTACAGAAGATCTGATTGCAAAACAAGCAGGAAAGAACATTCAAATTCATAAAGTCTCCAGTGGGGATTTCAGCAAAAATTACACTCACAAATCAATTGCCTATTTTTGGCTAGAACTGTTTTAGTTGCAGTCTGGgggatataatataatataatataatataatataatataatataatataatataatataatataatataatataatataatataatattcacttGGATGTGTACTACATAATCACAACGTTAATGTAAAAAACAGATTTCCATTGTTACAACCAACCCCACTGGTGTGAATAGTAATACTAGGTGTAGTAGTTCCCCATTGATTGTCGATTATTTTTCTGATTTTGCctattttctacattttattttgattacttttaagtttgcacattattaaaatgtgtacaCCTTATTCAACAATCCTATGAGAAGCAACACTAGGTACTCCGATGCACCATGTGGCAGTAAAGATGCCTTATCTAATGCTATTCAACCACAAGCGGGAGTAAAAATCGCACTAGGCAGCAAATGTTACCGTTTTCtgttataaatgtgtatttttctaCCAGGGGGCGCTTGGTGGCCCAATAAGCCACATCAATCATTGAGTTACAGCCAAATCTCAGAGTTTGTTTTGTCTCACGGTGACCATTTGTGTACctaaatgaacaataataaaatgtacattcagttcacaatCCTACATGATAAACCAAACATAAATCCGCTATAGTAATCCCTTTACGATAATTTACAAACGATCTAAAACAAATAATCGCAAACGACTGTCATTGGTCCATCCTCAACAGCGCTGTGAAAAGTAACGCTCGTCACATGACAACGCCGTCTACAGTACCAATTTCAATAACGCCGTGGGACAATAATTTACACTAGTTAAACGAAACGTGCGATCCTTAAATTATGCTACATTTAAAACACACAGTTAACAGTCATAATAATTTTATACCCATCGTTTCTCAATGTGAAACGTCATTCGGCCCGTTAATCTCTGCCTGTGTTGGGTCTCATGTCTCATGCTAACGGCCGTTCTATCTGCTCGATTTATTTCTATGAGAAATCAAGAGGGAAAGGACTGAGTATGAAGTAAACAGATGTTCTCAGTGCCTTGATAACATTCAAAACCTTTCACAATCAAGAAGCACCTACATGTTTTTTCGCAGTCTGTCATCTGGCGAATTCAGCGCGTTTCGGCCGATGCGGAGGCGATTTCGATGAATCCCTGCTGCACTACAGTATGTGCAGGAGGCCTAACGTTACAACTTAACAGGTCTGGTCTGTGTTATCTGTGAACGCTTTATGCTTATGGTGTTGAGGTTTATACTGAATGTCAGTTGACTGGATAATTACTAGGCCTAATAATGCATATATGTATAATCATGATTTGCGTTGTGGTACAAATGTCAGATTACTAGACAATAATGCTTCTCTTTGgtgtattttcttaaaaattttaTGATTGAGAACCGTTTTATGATACAATTTAACATATAAGTGAATTAactatctaaataaatataacgttttaaatttatttaatataaaataaaaatagaaaactattttaatatattgcagtgattattataaattatttatcagtttattattattattattattattattattattattattattattattaaatgcatgtatataatCTTATATCAGAAAACACTAACTCCCAGCAGCATCTCTTCTCTGATGATTTGTGTGCTGAGGTGACGGCGGGACAATAATGAAACGGCTGTGTCCAGAAGTAAAATGTATTAACCTTTAAAAATAGACATGTTGTGAGCTCAGAAGCCATCCATTCACATTatttcacttttcattttttttttttttaaataatcatgtttaacagataatttttttattacccaTAATGCTATGCAGAAAATCCATAAATTAGAGAGCTGCCGCTGAGAAATTGTGCATAAAGAGATAGCAGGGAACGACCTCTCCCATGAATCACGTAATTAAGTCAGTCGCCCTACACTTTAATGTTGCAGTCAAATgggtttttttagttttttttttttttgtttgttttgttttgcgtgTGTTTTTTGGTGTAActgaatatgttgacatgctttaatgtaaaaaaaaaaaaaaaaaacattattttttttaaatactgtacattattgtaggtcctccaTGCCCTGGCTTTCTCAAATGtatagttttctacaaagtccctccttctgacaagcacagccTGCTCTGGGCCAAtcacacagaatgtgtttttatatttaaaaatgctagaCGGTATGTCAAGAAACTATGGAAAAGCAGTGCAGTGCAATGCAGAAATGTGTTTGATGTGAACAGCACCTAATATTGTACAtcgtaaaaataattttacatcacaatgttttcttgttttgaaTTCTCACTGTTATAATTACAGTAATGatttgtaatgcatttaaaattagtAATAAGTGTCAGATCATCTGAATGATTTCTTTAATCTTCCTTCTTTCTGAAGTGGGTTGCATGTTTAGGGGCCTCAAACAGGGAGGAGACCATGAACCTCAACGAGAAGAAGCCCAACAAGTGGTGGACTGAACCGGACACGTTTGCCATGCTGGCCCTCATAGAGCAGATGGGTCTGGTCCACGAGCTGGATAAGAAGCGTCAGCGCAACGAATCCCTTTTCCGACGCCTCAGGCTGAGTCTGGCAAAGCGGGGAATCCACTTCACCGTCACCCAGATCCGAAACCGCTGGAAGAGCCTCAAACACAAGTACCGTAAGATCAAACTGGCCAGCTACCGAAGTCCAGCCGCTCGCCTCTCTGCCGTCGAGTCTTTCCGCTACTTCCATATGCTGGATCACATGTTGGTGCGCAGACCGAAGGCGGGAGGCAGGGAGGACGACCTCGCAGATGCTCACGCCCTGCTAGGACGGTCACTCGTGGACCTGGAGGACCCTGCAGACAGTACTGGTTTCCATTGGCTTTTTTGCATGACTTGAAGTTATTTGTCTGTACGCACTGTATTAAAAGAGTAGATGATCTTAAAAGTCAAATATAACATACTCAccctcattccaaacctgtatgactttcttctgtggagcccCAACTGAAAggttagaatgattttttataaGTTATTCACTGATACCCTCCACCACAGCCCTCAAATCTCATTTCATTCACTTGTGTTTTAATATAGTGTGTCTTTGTAGTCGAATTCTAGggaacacagaagaaaaaagtcaaattGGTTTTGAACTGATTGGTTGAATAACTTATTTTTGGTCAATGTCATCAAGATTTCCTCTAGATTCATTCCTTATAATGCAAGTCCAATTGAATTGTGATCACTGTACGCGATGAGGTTTTGTCCTGTTGATCTCCTCGTCCTCTTCCAGGTCCTTGGCTTGAAGGCCTACTCCCTAAATCTGAGCCTGAGAGCATGTCTTCTAAACTTGAACCTGATGTTGACGACAGTCTGAATCCAGATGACGTGGCTGGTCCTGAGCCGCCGAGCTGGCCTGTAGGACCAGATGAAGTTATGACCCTGGGCTTGTCAGGAGAATACCTCTATGCAGTGAAGACCGAGCCACCGTCCCTATGCACTCCCAACAGCACAGAAAGTACAAGAGACGCCATTGACTGCAGCCACAGTGATTTCCCAGGTGACGTACTGGTTCAGTTCTGTCTGGTACAACGACCAAAAGCAGCTCAGGAGTCACAGTTCTTCTTGTTTTATCCCAGCAGGAACGTCTGAAGAGACCAGCAGCCTCATCCTCCAGCAGCTCACCATCCTGAACCACCGGCTTGGAGAACAGCTGGCCGAGCAGAGAGCCTTCCACTGCAGCATGCTGGGAATGATGGATCGCCAGATCCAGGTCTTGGAGCAGCTCTCCAATTTCACCAGGAACCACCAATCCAAGTTTGAGACCCCAGACGTGGACTCTTCAGCCAGTCCAAGTGTGCACGAAGCTCAAACGCAGACTTTTGATCAACATCCCATGTTCCTCATGCCCAAAAGCGAACCAGCAGCTGCTCCTTGGAAGGTCTCTCTCTTGGAAGTCCACAAGAGGTCACCCTCTGAGTCGGGCAGTGACACTGAGACTCCTCAAGCCCTGGAAGGGTGCGAAGCAAACACCTCTAGCCCACCTTCTTTGGGGATTTCGCCCTCAACCAAGAACGCTGTTGTACAGAATGGATTGTGTAAGCACGATTGAGTGCTGCTTGTTCGGGACGTTACACATTCAGTAGGAACAACAAAAGTCTTTTGTtctgtagatgtttcaggaggcGGCCTGATCCGAAACATCAACATATGCGTTTTTCAGTTTCATAGGAAAGTATTCGGTGCTCTGATGTTTTAATCAGTAACACTTTTGAGAAATAGAACAATAGActcattatttatttgctttggTTTGTTTACAAACTAACACTCGATGTGAAACTTAGATGGTAAGTAACTTAACAGTGACGGTTTCAAAATTGCAGTTCGGACCAAGGTAGCTTTATGTCTGTAATCATCTTgcattatctgaaaaaaaaaaaaaagttactgggAAGCTTAAAGTTGTGTAAAATATCAGTTCCCTCCAATTAGGTTTGGGACACACTTTAAGGCTGATTTTAAACAAATGAAGGTGTGTTATCATGAATTTCATCATCTAATCTGAACTAATATGTGGTTAAGTATGAATTTATAAGTCTGTTAATTTCAATAACTGCTTGCCTCTTATTATAAAGTAATATTTCACTGATATGTGTCATAGTATTTTTGACATGCAATTATTTAGGGTTGGGATGTAACATTACTCCAGCAATCTTAATAGTGCACATACAGGGttttaagaaattacatttatgttAAGCTATGGGTATTGTGTCAAAATTTAACTCAGAAGTCATAAAGTGCTCAACATACTCaagtggaagaaaaaaattataattttaacacGAAATCATATTTAAGTAGGGCAAACACTTTACACGGGATTTTCGAAATTGTCACAATATCCAAACTATATGGGGCGAGTTcgatgttttaattatttaaaaataagcctTCTATGCTCACGAGATgctaatttgataaaaaaaaaatacagtaaaactgtaatattgtgaaatatcactaTAAACTCTCAAATGAACTTTACAGTCGTTTGGGTCAGAGAAGAAATCTGCGGTGGTTAAACTCCATAACAGCAGGGGGCAGTATTAGTTGTGAGCATCAGCGCAATACTAAAAACAAGACGGTTTTGTGTGTTTGGTTctttatacatgtatttttattacatgCCTGAAGATACGTTCAAGGAGTAAGtgatttaaatgtgtgtttattctAATGCAATATCATATTTTAACTTTAACAGACTGAGCAGGTTCCAGCTCTCTCGCTGTAGCTGCGCTAACATTAGCTGCTATGTTTCACTTTAAACACACAGACAATGTCTACATAGGGATTGTAGTTTTACGaatcacattaatattttaatataaagttcCGATTGGAAAATGCTTTTAGCATCAAGCTTGCATGCGTCGCCCTGAAGACACAATATTAACACCGCTTCTGTTAAGTTCtcgtgtataaatatataaagcaatacaaaacatGTCCAAAGAGAACTAATAcgcaagaatatatatatatatacatatatatatatatatatatatatatatgtgtgtgtgtgtgtgtgtgtgtgtgtgtgtgtgtaattattattatttatttttttctgctcacTAGTACTGTTAGTActgattatttgtttatttatttataaaaactgatttatttacaCGGACCCCAGCTAGAAAACCCTTGTATTCGACGGTTGAATTTAACATCACCACGTGACACATTACGCAGCAAGTTGCCAAAATCTCTTTCTCAGCTAGCATATTTATATggcaaaatgttttcaaaacacatGTAATCACTTCTAAATATC is drawn from Carassius auratus strain Wakin chromosome 40, ASM336829v1, whole genome shotgun sequence and contains these coding sequences:
- the LOC113058322 gene encoding uncharacterized protein LOC113058322 isoform X1, which produces MNLNEKKPNKWWTEPDTFAMLALIEQMGLVHELDKKRQRNESLFRRLRLSLAKRGIHFTVTQIRNRWKSLKHKYRKIKLASYRSPAARLSAVESFRYFHMLDHMLVRRPKAGGREDDLADAHALLGRSLVDLEDPADSPWLEGLLPKSEPESMSSKLEPDVDDSLNPDDVAGPEPPSWPVGPDEVMTLGLSGEYLYAVKTEPPSLCTPNSTESTRDAIDCSHSDFPAGTSEETSSLILQQLTILNHRLGEQLAEQRAFHCSMLGMMDRQIQVLEQLSNFTRNHQSKFETPDVDSSASPSVHEAQTQTFDQHPMFLMPKSEPAAAPWKVSLLEVHKRSPSESGSDTETPQALEGCEANTSSPPSLGISPSTKNAVVQNGLCKHD
- the LOC113058322 gene encoding uncharacterized protein LOC113058322 isoform X2; the encoded protein is MNLNEKKPNKWWTEPDTFAMLALIEQMGLVHELDKKRQRNESLFRRLRLSLAKRGIHFTVTQIRNRWKSLKHKYRKIKLASYRSPAARLSAVESFRYFHMLDHMLVRRPKAGGREDDLADAHALLGRSLVDLEDPADSPWLEGLLPKSEPESMSSKLEPDVDDSLNPDDVAGPEPPSWPVGPDEVMTLGLSGEYLYAVKTEPPSLCTPNSTESTRDAIDCSHSDFPGTSEETSSLILQQLTILNHRLGEQLAEQRAFHCSMLGMMDRQIQVLEQLSNFTRNHQSKFETPDVDSSASPSVHEAQTQTFDQHPMFLMPKSEPAAAPWKVSLLEVHKRSPSESGSDTETPQALEGCEANTSSPPSLGISPSTKNAVVQNGLCKHD